In the genome of Corallococcus soli, one region contains:
- a CDS encoding immunoglobulin-like domain-containing protein translates to MPPGTRPPGFKPGALQQQMVSASALNVVNVTESGFITLSIDGVGTNGPSGIVQANKPAAGATVRRAYMAAASTGFSSYRINNGEVRIDGQPVSWSTSLANGIASWNHWADVTSLVKAKLDAAPAGRVSFSITEAATTQVDGEILTVIFDNPSETTVNTAILLFGAQSTTGDTFNISLSEPINKNDPNLGLDLSLGISFGAQVGSPNETQRSTVDVNGQRLSSVAGGQDDGASSNGALLTVGGLDDSNANPSPFVTGPGPYVDDELYNVLPFVSQGATRIVINTFNASNDDNIFFAALSLRAASAIVGEGIVLGPPLATSEVGLSHTVTANLQNDLGQPLINRAVSFLINAGPNAGQTGQAVTNSAGHASFTYVGSGGVGRDQIQASFTKTSGGVSLSNLALKDWTQTKRPPTAVCRDLTLDAGPSCGVTGSVNNGSSDPDGDLVGCTQSPAGPFGPGTTSVTLTCVDQAGLSSSCTASVQVVDSSAPALNCPANQQAECVGGGANVNTGQASASDNCGTPSVSSPAPAHYPLGTSVVTHTATDSSGNTSSCTSAVVVRDTQAPAVTPNPASAALECNVSTYVEAGASAADACAGNLSGAVVTSNGVDTSHPGNYTVNYSVTDPSGNAASSSRTVSVLDTLAPTVALVGPASSNHECNSGAYVDPGATASDICSGDLTASIARSGSVNGGAVGSYTLGYTAQDGAGLSASASREVTVVDTLAPSIVCPGPMIVEAPSSGGAVVTPAAANATDVCALASVVGPPAGLYAPGSTPVTYTATDVGGQSVSCNTSILVTDPAAPPPDLTMCNMPRYTRDALVKVCGYIRPGSSSSPIALAYFTINGGEPVPMEEEGTGGHMVQFLALEEGTYTIVLTAIDAQGGVVSDTRVVTVDRTAPVLRIVSPLPDEAQPSIWVDITSEVTDASPSTVSTNWVESSSVEAGTNTVTHSVRVADTGYNDVIITATDAAGNTGEFIGRVLVAE, encoded by the coding sequence GTGCCGCCCGGCACGAGGCCTCCGGGGTTCAAGCCGGGAGCGCTCCAGCAGCAGATGGTCTCCGCCTCCGCGCTGAACGTGGTGAACGTGACCGAGTCCGGTTTCATCACCCTCTCCATCGACGGCGTGGGCACCAACGGGCCGAGCGGGATTGTTCAGGCGAACAAGCCCGCCGCTGGCGCCACCGTGCGCCGCGCCTACATGGCGGCGGCCAGCACGGGCTTCAGCTCCTACCGGATCAACAACGGGGAGGTGCGCATCGACGGGCAGCCCGTGTCCTGGAGCACCTCCCTGGCGAATGGCATCGCCTCGTGGAATCACTGGGCGGACGTGACGTCCCTCGTGAAGGCGAAGCTCGACGCCGCCCCCGCCGGGCGCGTGTCCTTCAGCATCACCGAGGCGGCCACCACGCAGGTCGACGGTGAGATCCTGACCGTCATCTTCGACAACCCGAGCGAGACCACCGTCAACACGGCCATCCTGCTCTTCGGGGCCCAGAGCACCACGGGGGACACGTTCAACATCTCCCTCTCGGAGCCCATCAACAAGAACGACCCGAACCTGGGCCTGGACCTGTCGCTGGGCATCTCGTTCGGTGCCCAGGTCGGAAGCCCCAATGAGACGCAGCGCAGCACCGTGGACGTCAATGGCCAGCGGCTGAGCTCCGTGGCGGGCGGTCAGGATGACGGCGCCAGCAGCAATGGCGCGCTGCTGACGGTGGGTGGCCTGGATGACTCGAACGCCAACCCCTCGCCCTTCGTCACGGGCCCCGGCCCCTACGTCGACGACGAGCTCTACAACGTGCTGCCCTTCGTGAGCCAGGGCGCCACGCGCATCGTCATCAACACCTTCAACGCCTCGAACGACGACAACATCTTCTTCGCGGCGCTGTCGCTGCGCGCGGCCTCCGCCATCGTCGGTGAGGGCATCGTGCTCGGGCCCCCGCTGGCGACGAGCGAGGTGGGCCTCTCCCACACGGTCACCGCCAACCTGCAGAACGACCTGGGCCAGCCGCTGATCAACCGGGCGGTGTCGTTCCTCATCAATGCCGGCCCCAACGCCGGGCAGACGGGTCAGGCCGTGACGAACAGCGCGGGCCACGCCAGCTTCACCTACGTGGGCAGCGGCGGCGTCGGGCGGGATCAGATCCAGGCCTCGTTCACGAAGACGAGCGGCGGGGTGTCGCTGTCGAACCTCGCCCTCAAGGACTGGACGCAGACGAAGCGTCCTCCCACGGCGGTGTGCCGCGACCTGACGCTGGATGCGGGCCCCTCGTGCGGTGTCACTGGCTCCGTCAACAACGGCTCTTCGGACCCGGATGGCGACCTGGTGGGCTGCACCCAGTCTCCGGCGGGCCCCTTCGGCCCGGGCACCACCTCCGTCACGCTGACATGCGTGGACCAGGCGGGGCTGTCCAGCAGCTGCACCGCGAGCGTCCAGGTGGTGGACTCCAGCGCGCCGGCGCTCAACTGCCCGGCGAACCAGCAGGCGGAGTGCGTGGGCGGTGGCGCGAACGTGAACACCGGCCAGGCGAGCGCCAGCGACAACTGCGGCACGCCGTCCGTGAGCAGCCCCGCGCCGGCCCACTACCCGCTGGGCACCAGCGTCGTGACGCACACGGCGACGGACAGCTCCGGCAACACCTCTTCCTGCACCAGCGCGGTGGTGGTCCGTGACACCCAGGCCCCCGCCGTCACGCCGAACCCGGCCTCCGCCGCCCTCGAGTGCAACGTCAGCACCTACGTCGAAGCGGGCGCCTCCGCCGCGGACGCGTGCGCGGGCAACCTGTCGGGCGCGGTCGTGACGTCCAACGGCGTCGACACGTCGCACCCGGGCAACTACACCGTGAACTACAGCGTGACGGATCCCTCCGGGAACGCCGCGAGCAGCTCGCGCACTGTCAGCGTGCTGGACACCCTGGCTCCGACGGTGGCCCTGGTGGGACCGGCCTCCTCGAACCACGAGTGCAACAGCGGTGCGTACGTGGACCCCGGCGCCACCGCGTCGGACATCTGCTCCGGTGACCTGACCGCGAGCATCGCCCGCTCCGGTTCGGTCAACGGCGGCGCCGTGGGCTCCTACACCCTTGGCTACACCGCGCAGGATGGGGCCGGGCTCAGCGCCTCCGCCAGCCGCGAGGTGACGGTGGTGGACACCCTGGCGCCGTCCATCGTCTGCCCGGGTCCGATGATCGTGGAGGCTCCGTCCTCCGGGGGCGCGGTGGTGACCCCCGCCGCGGCCAACGCGACCGACGTGTGCGCCCTGGCGTCGGTGGTCGGCCCGCCGGCCGGCCTCTACGCGCCCGGCTCCACGCCCGTGACGTACACGGCCACGGACGTCGGTGGCCAGTCGGTGAGCTGCAACACGTCCATCCTCGTGACGGACCCCGCGGCTCCGCCGCCGGACCTGACCATGTGCAACATGCCCCGCTACACGCGTGATGCCCTGGTCAAGGTGTGCGGCTACATCCGTCCTGGCTCGAGCAGCTCGCCCATCGCCCTGGCCTACTTCACCATCAACGGTGGCGAGCCCGTCCCGATGGAGGAGGAAGGCACCGGCGGGCACATGGTGCAGTTCCTGGCGCTGGAGGAGGGCACGTACACCATCGTGCTCACCGCCATCGACGCTCAGGGTGGCGTGGTCTCGGACACGCGCGTCGTCACGGTGGACCGCACCGCGCCGGTCCTCCGCATCGTTTCGCCCCTCCCGGACGAGGCCCAGCCCTCCATCTGGGTGGACATCACCAGCGAGGTGACGGACGCCTCACCCTCGACGGTGTCCACCAACTGGGTGGAGAGCTCCAGCGTGGAAGCGGGGACGAACACCGTCACCCACTCCGTGCGCGTGGCGGATACGGGCTACAACGACGTCATCATCACGGCCACGGACGCCGCCGGCAACACCGGCGAGTTCATTGGCCGGGTGCTCGTCGCCGAGTGA
- a CDS encoding ELWxxDGT repeat protein, protein MNRCLLLLSGLLSVGAPAMAGIPAPECRPVSTLKDIAPGAEGSDPAPGVTVGGALFFAADDGAGGAELWKTDGTAAGTLRVKDIRPGPEGASPAQLTAVGDTLFFIADNGANGLELWKSDGTEAGTTLVKDLVPGGGSSLPTSLIALGSRLYFVADDGVTGFELWTSDGTAGGTTLVMDLVPGSIGGQPSLLTAVGNTLYFAADDGASGMELWKSDGTAGGTTLVKDIRPGAGSSSPAELTALGGVLYLVANDGNQGAGLWRSNGTAAGTTRIVPSAVGPHYSPELLKAVGDTLFFSMSDPVHGQELWKSDGTSEGTTLVRDLLVGEGNGQPAQLTALGSWLYFVANDGTHGRELWRSDGTVAGTTLVRDIRAGASGSGVATLTPVGPVLLFSADDGASGVELWKSDGSDTGTRLVVDLVSGPTGSQIQVLGMVGDQVYFRASDGQQGDELFTAFTASFGDCTPPGLVCSSDVTAEAAAATGAAVSYTPAQGSDDSGAPPQLSYSQVSGDRFALGETPVVVTARDAAGNTETCSFLVKVRDTTPPELTCPPSQEVAASSARGAEVQYPAAQSTDAVSTVALAYSPPSRSTFPVGQTPVEITATDAAGNSSRCSFQVKVVPQASEGGSGCGCHSGGAAEAAGWLLLAMAPLLLRRRREASPSARQG, encoded by the coding sequence ATGAACAGGTGTCTGCTGTTGTTGTCGGGGCTGCTGTCGGTTGGCGCGCCTGCGATGGCAGGGATCCCCGCTCCCGAGTGTCGTCCCGTCTCGACCCTCAAGGACATCGCTCCGGGCGCGGAGGGCAGCGACCCGGCCCCGGGCGTGACCGTGGGCGGCGCCCTGTTCTTCGCCGCCGACGACGGCGCTGGCGGGGCCGAACTCTGGAAGACGGACGGTACCGCCGCGGGCACCCTGCGGGTCAAAGACATCCGTCCTGGCCCGGAGGGCGCTTCCCCGGCCCAGCTCACCGCGGTGGGCGACACCCTCTTCTTCATCGCGGACAACGGCGCGAACGGGCTCGAGCTGTGGAAGAGCGATGGCACGGAGGCGGGCACCACCCTCGTCAAGGACCTCGTCCCGGGGGGCGGCTCCAGTCTGCCCACCAGCCTCATCGCCCTGGGCAGCAGGCTCTACTTCGTGGCGGACGATGGCGTCACGGGCTTCGAGCTGTGGACGAGTGATGGCACCGCGGGGGGGACCACCCTCGTCATGGATCTCGTCCCCGGAAGCATCGGCGGCCAGCCCTCGCTGCTCACCGCCGTCGGGAACACCCTCTACTTCGCCGCGGATGACGGCGCGTCGGGCATGGAGCTGTGGAAGAGCGACGGCACCGCGGGCGGCACCACCCTGGTCAAGGACATCCGGCCTGGCGCCGGATCCTCGTCCCCGGCGGAGCTCACCGCCCTGGGCGGGGTGCTCTACCTCGTCGCGAATGACGGAAACCAAGGGGCGGGGCTGTGGCGGAGCAACGGCACCGCCGCGGGCACCACCCGCATCGTGCCTTCCGCCGTTGGCCCCCACTACTCCCCTGAGCTGCTCAAGGCGGTGGGCGACACGCTCTTCTTCAGCATGAGCGACCCCGTTCATGGTCAGGAGTTGTGGAAGAGCGATGGCACCTCGGAGGGGACCACCCTCGTCCGGGATCTGCTCGTGGGCGAGGGCAACGGGCAGCCAGCGCAGCTGACGGCCCTGGGGTCCTGGCTCTACTTCGTGGCGAACGATGGCACCCATGGTCGCGAGCTGTGGAGGAGCGACGGCACCGTCGCCGGCACCACCCTCGTCAGGGACATCCGCGCCGGTGCCAGTGGCTCCGGGGTCGCGACCCTGACGCCGGTCGGTCCGGTGCTGCTCTTCTCCGCCGACGACGGAGCCAGCGGGGTCGAGCTCTGGAAGAGTGACGGTAGCGACACCGGCACCCGGCTGGTGGTGGACCTGGTGTCCGGGCCGACGGGCTCGCAGATCCAGGTGCTGGGCATGGTGGGGGACCAGGTCTACTTCCGCGCTTCCGACGGGCAGCAGGGTGACGAGCTCTTCACGGCCTTCACCGCCAGCTTCGGGGACTGCACCCCGCCGGGCCTGGTCTGCTCCAGCGACGTGACGGCGGAGGCCGCCGCCGCGACCGGGGCCGCGGTGTCCTACACCCCCGCGCAGGGGAGCGATGACAGCGGCGCGCCGCCCCAGCTCAGCTACAGCCAGGTCAGCGGTGATCGCTTTGCCCTGGGCGAGACACCCGTTGTCGTCACCGCCAGGGACGCCGCTGGCAACACGGAGACGTGCTCCTTCCTGGTGAAGGTGCGTGACACGACGCCGCCGGAGCTGACGTGTCCGCCGTCGCAGGAGGTCGCCGCCTCCAGCGCCAGGGGGGCGGAGGTCCAGTACCCCGCCGCGCAGTCGACGGACGCCGTCTCCACGGTGGCGCTGGCCTACAGCCCGCCCTCCAGAAGCACTTTCCCGGTGGGCCAGACTCCCGTCGAAATCACCGCCACCGACGCGGCGGGCAACAGTTCGCGCTGCTCGTTCCAGGTGAAGGTCGTGCCCCAGGCGTCGGAAGGCGGGTCCGGCTGCGGCTGCCACTCAGGGGGCGCGGCGGAGGCCGCCGGGTGGTTGCTGCTGGCCATGGCGCCCCTGCTTCTTCGCAGGCGCCGTGAAGCCTCGCCCTCCGCACGCCAGGGCTGA
- a CDS encoding peptidoglycan-binding protein, which produces MRVDGPSSSTQTISSGDTGRAQAREVSESNVVREEEAPDAQGPDSTSSFEDAPAAHRERLLPPPPPPPPEPPPEEARPVPQKNLKRGDTGEDVKQLQDSLVELGYLTPEQVATGPGLFGPRTEAALEGFQRDNGITARGHYEATTRDALSKSLARSAQPGGKKQGPAMSAEAAFITQFTSQYNPHGPRGSTNCGPASLAMSLAYTGHMPPGLTKEQQVDHARALMSPRRASEFTTATASDGTRVSLLDRDHELTGGTMVSDGIQNAGLTSRYGQGWDTLDQQLAAGNPVIANGATNAAWRSQFPERMGSGDIGHLNAILAKTADGKYLVADPLHTGGPVAMTRNQLSVFFSPTGGQPSFNALHGASRGAGAARPDGANAGASAGAAAARLLEQAAASLPPFDPGPYTPPTGVGVANVATPSASGADVAARATQDAKALAGTLQNSLEQGALQFEQLIASNPDPAYQEAFVRAAEPSLAKMGQLFAGVSPETDRQLHPRPPLRHPDLARDRPLLDKLAKEETAIEQKTYLGLARAAERLGEPTAGLVGRYFTRDTPPGFANLSLSHAIRTAVNSGIGARLAFDMERELGRSAVQPPGFKGPTRDMDAQAIHKTLWRAIDGLRTRFTAVADKAEEHQKQLTGLLSGPAKVLTPEQQQAFTATFLNDPERKKDLADFEQLSKLLASAAPDGAPSGADGPEVVALARELPRMAATQSGAEYLASQLAAQGENHPTFLDTVGKLKDLKDFDEKLALALVKSAGSGAILAAGLKSKGGAEAIFNGLARNAHLFGMDPGDMRQYVKLLRGIGPDSTHAQVQGITQSLRDLLRDQETGLPGNPESPRSQALRGLGVLVTATAAVGDASGWNQADFAAKIKIVGDGLSVGGDGGALILDVLGKSAPLLSKVLGKASGAGTLLGAVGDGIQSFQAVKEGKYWKASASGAQSLGALLMAGGSLVRWLPGAQLIGAALFLGGLAVKYLDPDKYATRGAQVRLLTESGMDGKLAQNLIDLGPDLLDKRLRQQARMSPEQVQRFIADHPELAREPLQFDSLSQGANAMGMKGADYQTFLERLAKAHGVDVGTLATEVHFRFYGHPPSSGASQGQPSPDEAFRQWVEARTPEVAAWAKQHRKP; this is translated from the coding sequence ATGCGAGTCGACGGTCCATCATCTTCAACCCAAACAATCTCTTCCGGAGACACAGGCAGGGCCCAGGCCCGCGAGGTCTCCGAATCCAACGTCGTCCGGGAAGAGGAGGCCCCCGACGCGCAAGGTCCTGATTCGACCTCCAGCTTCGAGGACGCGCCCGCGGCGCACCGGGAGCGACTGCTGCCCCCTCCCCCGCCTCCCCCGCCCGAGCCCCCGCCAGAGGAGGCCCGTCCCGTCCCGCAGAAGAACCTGAAGCGCGGTGACACCGGCGAAGACGTGAAGCAGCTCCAGGACTCCTTGGTGGAGCTGGGCTACCTGACGCCCGAGCAGGTCGCCACCGGGCCGGGCCTGTTCGGGCCGCGGACGGAGGCCGCGCTGGAGGGCTTCCAGCGGGACAACGGCATCACCGCCCGGGGCCACTACGAGGCCACCACCCGTGACGCGCTGTCGAAGTCCCTCGCGCGCTCCGCGCAGCCGGGCGGCAAGAAGCAGGGCCCGGCCATGTCCGCCGAGGCCGCGTTCATCACCCAGTTCACCTCCCAGTACAACCCGCACGGTCCGCGCGGCAGCACCAACTGCGGTCCCGCCAGCCTCGCCATGTCCCTGGCGTACACGGGCCACATGCCCCCGGGGCTCACGAAGGAACAGCAGGTGGACCATGCGCGCGCGCTGATGAGCCCGCGCCGCGCGTCGGAGTTCACCACCGCGACGGCGTCGGACGGCACGCGCGTGTCGCTGCTGGACCGGGACCATGAGCTCACCGGCGGCACCATGGTGTCCGACGGCATCCAGAACGCGGGCCTCACGTCGCGCTACGGGCAGGGCTGGGACACCCTGGACCAGCAGCTGGCGGCGGGCAACCCCGTCATCGCCAATGGCGCCACGAACGCGGCCTGGCGCTCGCAGTTCCCCGAGCGCATGGGCAGCGGCGACATCGGCCACCTCAACGCCATCCTCGCGAAGACGGCCGACGGGAAGTACCTCGTCGCCGACCCGCTGCACACCGGTGGCCCGGTGGCGATGACGCGCAATCAGCTCAGCGTCTTCTTCTCCCCCACCGGGGGCCAGCCGTCCTTCAATGCGCTGCACGGGGCCTCGCGAGGCGCCGGTGCCGCGAGGCCGGATGGCGCCAACGCGGGGGCCAGCGCGGGCGCCGCCGCCGCCCGGCTGCTGGAGCAGGCCGCCGCGAGCCTCCCTCCGTTTGATCCGGGCCCCTACACGCCCCCGACGGGCGTGGGGGTCGCCAACGTCGCCACGCCGAGCGCGTCCGGCGCGGACGTCGCGGCGCGGGCGACGCAGGACGCGAAGGCCCTTGCGGGCACGCTCCAGAACAGCCTGGAGCAGGGCGCCCTGCAGTTCGAGCAGCTCATCGCCAGCAACCCGGACCCCGCCTACCAGGAGGCGTTCGTCCGCGCCGCGGAGCCCTCGCTCGCGAAGATGGGCCAGCTCTTCGCCGGGGTGTCCCCGGAGACGGACCGCCAGCTCCACCCCCGCCCGCCGCTGCGCCACCCCGACCTCGCGAGGGACCGGCCGCTGCTCGACAAGCTGGCGAAGGAGGAGACCGCCATCGAGCAGAAGACGTACCTCGGCCTGGCGCGCGCCGCGGAGCGACTGGGAGAGCCGACCGCCGGGCTCGTGGGCAGGTACTTCACCCGGGACACGCCGCCGGGGTTCGCCAACCTCTCGCTGAGCCACGCCATCCGGACCGCCGTCAACTCCGGCATCGGCGCGCGGCTCGCGTTCGACATGGAGCGCGAGCTGGGCAGGAGCGCGGTCCAGCCTCCAGGCTTCAAGGGGCCCACCCGCGACATGGATGCCCAGGCCATCCACAAGACGCTGTGGAGGGCCATCGACGGGCTTCGCACCCGGTTCACGGCGGTCGCGGACAAGGCGGAGGAGCACCAGAAGCAGCTCACGGGGCTGCTCAGCGGCCCGGCCAAGGTCCTCACCCCGGAGCAGCAGCAGGCCTTCACCGCCACCTTCCTGAACGACCCCGAGCGCAAGAAGGACCTGGCGGACTTCGAGCAGCTCAGCAAGCTGCTGGCCAGCGCCGCCCCGGATGGCGCGCCGTCGGGCGCGGATGGGCCGGAGGTCGTCGCGCTGGCTCGCGAGCTGCCGCGGATGGCGGCGACGCAGTCCGGCGCCGAGTACCTCGCCTCCCAGCTCGCCGCCCAGGGCGAGAACCACCCCACGTTCCTCGACACCGTCGGCAAGCTGAAGGACCTCAAGGACTTCGACGAGAAGCTCGCCCTCGCGCTCGTGAAGAGCGCGGGCTCGGGCGCCATCCTCGCGGCGGGCCTCAAGTCGAAGGGAGGGGCGGAGGCCATCTTCAACGGGCTCGCGCGCAACGCCCACCTGTTCGGGATGGACCCGGGGGACATGCGGCAGTACGTCAAGCTGCTGCGCGGCATCGGCCCGGACTCGACGCATGCGCAGGTCCAGGGCATCACGCAGTCGCTCCGCGACCTCCTGCGGGACCAGGAGACGGGGCTGCCGGGCAACCCGGAGTCCCCTCGAAGCCAGGCGCTGCGCGGGCTGGGCGTCCTCGTCACCGCGACCGCGGCCGTGGGGGACGCCTCCGGCTGGAACCAGGCGGACTTCGCCGCGAAGATCAAGATCGTCGGCGACGGACTCAGCGTCGGCGGGGACGGCGGGGCGCTCATCCTCGACGTGCTCGGCAAGTCCGCGCCGCTCCTCTCCAAGGTGCTCGGCAAGGCGTCCGGCGCGGGCACGCTGCTGGGCGCGGTGGGTGACGGCATCCAGTCCTTCCAGGCCGTGAAGGAGGGCAAGTACTGGAAGGCCAGCGCGTCCGGCGCGCAGTCACTGGGCGCCCTCCTCATGGCGGGAGGCTCGCTGGTCCGGTGGCTTCCCGGCGCCCAGCTCATCGGCGCCGCCCTGTTCCTGGGCGGGCTCGCGGTGAAGTACCTGGACCCGGACAAGTACGCCACGCGGGGCGCCCAGGTGCGCCTGCTCACCGAGAGCGGCATGGACGGGAAGCTGGCGCAGAACCTCATCGACCTGGGCCCCGACCTCCTGGACAAGCGACTGCGGCAGCAGGCGCGCATGTCGCCGGAGCAGGTGCAGCGATTCATCGCCGACCACCCGGAGCTGGCGCGAGAGCCCCTCCAGTTCGACAGCCTGAGCCAGGGCGCCAACGCGATGGGGATGAAGGGCGCGGACTACCAGACGTTCCTGGAGCGACTGGCGAAG